The Tenrec ecaudatus isolate mTenEca1 chromosome 8, mTenEca1.hap1, whole genome shotgun sequence DNA window ttatatcaagcacatttggacatatgttgatATCATttctaacattttctttctacttgagcctttgttatcagctcctcttttttcccctccttcccctcccttcccatcctcatgaacccttgataatttatgtattattattattacactgcctgctgtctcccttctcccacgttactgttgttcaccccctttgggaAGGAGAGGGTGAGTTATGAGTGATCACTGTAGTGGATtacctgtttctcccccttctctccccaccttccccctaccctcatggtatcactactcccattactgttccgggggggggggcattatctgtcctgaattccatgtgtcgagagctcttatctgtactagtgcacatgctctggtctagccagatttgtaaggtagagctggagtcatgatagtggagaaagaagcattaaagaactagaggaatgttgtgtgttctgttggtgctgtactgcagctTGGCTGActtgtcctttccttgtgacccttctgtgagggaatgtccaattgtctacagataggctttgggtctccactctgacccccatcatttgcattgatatgattgtttgttttgggtcttctgatgcctgataccttatcctatcgacacttcgtgatcacacaggctggtgtgcttcttccatgtgggctttgttgctttcctgctagatggctgcttgtttaacttcaagcctctaagaccccagatgttacatcttttaatcgtctggcaccatcagctttcctcaccacatttacttatgcacccattttgacttcagtgattttcaggaaggttagcatcacagaataccaggttattagaacaaagtgttcttgtgttgagggaatacttgagtagagacccaatgtccatctgctaccttaatacttaacatataaatatatatatagacctatatccctattattatatattaatatatttacatatgtgcatacctatatttatacctctataaatgtcttttgccccctagttcttttctctttctttttactttcctcctgttccattatcatgtttgaccttcattcgactctcagtactttctctcaactacattgcacttgatcaaactccaTTAGgcattctgaggctataaatcttgaagcGAGTAgatggcctcatttttctcccaaagagggaccagtggttttgaactgctaaccatgaaattagcagcccagctcacagTTCACCAGGCTCTTCCTTGCCAGTAGCTCCTAATATTCCTTGGGATCCTCAGATGATCTCTtccgtgtgtgtgtttcttttttataaGATGCAATTTTTCAGATTATGTTAAGGACCCACCTGctttagtttattatgccagcctggccgataaacacaagtaggattaactgaagggcagagggataaatgactcagtgagcctcaccttggtatttctgtgcctcaatttaaaggggtacactacctgtgggatgcctagcctgtggactgtgtcgctgtaagttgaggtccctttaagcccacacgattggaatgttcatctctggagctggggactgacagttgatgacagttggggacctgccttgctgtttgctgcctgggtatatatagcccagctctctctacagaaggggtctggcaactggcagctctcaaaactggAAGGACTGctggtgtctcactgctttataatttaactgttaatttcttgtattatctatctgtatattatttaacagtttatttcttgaattatatatctatctttataaatatatttatatataattactagcaatctggtttgtctctctagagaaccctgtccaatacaccacCCTACTCCAGTATGAAGTccttccctgggtggtacaaatgattgATGTGCTCAGTTGCTAATGAAAGGTTGGAGATTCTAATTCACCCAGAACCTGCTCAGAATACAGGTCTGTGAGGAACTGCTTCGGAAGACTCAGCTGGTGAGAACTGGATGGAGGAGTTCTACCCCAACGTAAGGAATCACCACGAGTCAGGTTTCACTCAACATTCTTCACAACTTTCCGATCTGGCCTCATAAATATCACAAGACCCCTTTTTCCACAGAGTCACATTCATACGGATGGGGATTAAGAGTTCAACACACCTTTTGGGGGAACAGAACTCAATCCAGCTCTCAAAAATGCAAACTTCATTATGTCACGGCCCTGCTTAGCCTTCTGTTGCTCCATTAAAATTATAATAGAAACCTTATAAGATGTTTGAAAATTGATGTGTGctcatgattgtataactcttcttaatatgattaaactattgtatgatttgtgagaattatgtgccaataaagtcatttttaaaatattcaaatctAGTGAGaaatcaaaagcaaacaaaaattataCCATGTCTTTGGCATTGATTCACACAAGCCTGTCTCTGAggcctgacctcccaccatgctcCGCTCCAGTTACAGCGCCTTCAAATGTGCTACTCCCTCCATCTCAAATCTCTCTCTACTATAATCCAAATATGCATCAAAAAGCCCAAATACACTGCCACCGAGTGAaattggactcatagtgacccgagacagagcagaatgaccctggtgggtttctaaggctgtgaatctttacagatgtagaaagccacatctttcaccaggagccactggtggagttgaattgctgactttgcagttaacagcccacctTGTAAAACCCATCAGCACTCCTGGTTGACTCATACAgccaaaatgaaactcactgccattaagtctattccaaatcatagcgaccctataagacagactagaactgatccTTTGAGTTTCTATCGTTcaagaagtagacagcctcctctttctctgggaagcagctggtggagtcgaacagctgaccttgtggttagcagttaaaTATGTGGCCCATTGCCATTGCACCACCAGAATGCCCtgcccgactcacagcaaccccacagagagtttccaagaccttaagtcttttatttttattatttttaaatcattttattgggggctcttacagctcttatcacaatccatccatccatccatccatccatccatccatccatccattgtgttgagcacatttgtacatctgttgccatcatcattttcaaaacattttctttctacctgattccttggtatcagctcattccccctttcccccaccctccctccctcagaaacccttgataatttataaattactaatttTTTCGGGTCtggctataaatctttgtgagagcagattgccacatctttctccctcagcatagccagtggttcaaactacTAACGTTTCTGTATGCAaggcagtgcttaaccactgcagcaccagggctcgCTCCCTTTGGGTCAATCCTGTGGCTGCAGCCAGCTACAAGGTCAAGAATGGctcgtctccactccacaccatcTCATCTGGGAAGCTAGTTCAAGCTTCTTCCTATCATGGTGGCAGTTTCAGCACATAGGCACCTTTCGTTGTTCCCCTGCCCAAAGCGAGTCACACGGTCGATGCCAGAGTCGACCTGTGAGGAGACCATGATCACAGGGGTGTGGCTACAAGGAGACACAGTTCACCGAGACTACAGGGTAACAAtctgcttcaatttttttcttaatttaaaatgtCACTTCGTTTACAGAACATGTTCATTTCCCCCTCTTTAACTTTTTAGtttgcttcctccccttctccccccctttcccttcccccagTATCatctcccaaaccaaaccaactgccatcaagtaaattctgatcaCAGGGACCTGATAAGACAGAGGAGGCTATCAACAGTttcctagggtttccaaagctataaatctttgtggagaaaactGACCTACTttctgagtgactggtgggtttgaactgaggatCTTGAGGTTAGCTGCCCAGTGTGTAGCCCACTGTACCACCCAGGGTTCGATACCATCTCCCAGGTAACCCACAATAACCCTCACTCACGTGCTTGCTTCggcggcacatatactaaaataacCCTCACTCACTCGCTTGCTCtctcacccactcactgccattaagttgattccaagccATAGtggtcccataggacagggtagaaccacccgcgtcagtttctgagactgtaattcttgatgggagcagagagcacCTTACAGCTTGCTCCACGATCATTTAAGTAAATGAGTATAGGTGTGTGGTCTTGTCTACACATGTAGGGGGATTtttgtaaatttttaaaaataaaaatgatatccTCATTAAGCATATACTACAAGAAAACCACTTTTCAGCTTCGGTATCTCTACTTCCTCTTTTCAAAGACACCCACTATGCATCATTTATCTGGCTTTCTCCCTACCAGTGAGATCTACTGTGAGTCTACATTTTTGTCTCTATGAACAAGGCTGTACGAAACATCTCAGGGACATATATTCTTCTATGCCGGTGCCTTTTATTTGTATGGGACAAACTCGTCTTAAATACTATACTGTTAATCCTGTTATTATTTTGGAATTTTCTGACATTTGGTCATGTAAATCTTCCTCactattctttttcatatatttcttgGCCATTTCTTCCATGTCAATTGTACACAATTAAACGCATgtgagtgcacacacacacacaattggaaTTATAATTGAATGTACAATGAGGTTATATACTGATTTGGTTTTTCTTATCCCAATAAGTGGTGTTCTCCGACTTATTCGGATCTTGTTTTGTGAAGTGTCGGGAGAAGGAATAAGGATTCCAGGGTTGCTTTCCTCCcgtttctcctctttctcctctccttcGCAGCTAACTCCGTCCTCAGCAACCTCGGGTGCTTCTCCACACATGCGCAAGATGCCAGCCCAGAGGGCAGTGAGGCAGTTACagcatctgttgtcaacttgagactagtaagagtaaaggggtggaagtTAGCCTGTCAACCTAcgtcgcaacttgatgacctcatgtggaggcacCACAGAGGTAACTAGCTCAGTGGAAGCAGGACACAGAGaccctccctgcgagacattcctgttgacaaaacacatggagctacactagagctccgacactgaaggagccacgtggagacccctgccagcactgaggcttCCACTGccgctagatccacaagactttccacccactggcctgtgatcttcctgcattccgtgtcattgcatgttttgtgtgaatctgaagaggaatttatagattggtatcagacatgtgggctaatatcagacttatggacttgaactggactggactgggctgttttattTGGAGCGTGTGTGGGGAatgttctcttaatatacaatagctctttgatataaagctctttcttattcacatatgagtgtctctggatttgtttttctagtcaacccagactagcagaGGCAGGATGCCAGATGTACAGAGCTAAAAGGCTCACAGCTTGGCCTGAATGGAAAATGGATCCATCCTATGCAGGCCAAGAGGATAGGGCTGGGAACGGAAGATGTTCTCTCTCTTCCCAGTAACGTGGAGAAAAAGACCAAtttctagaaaaaaaaatgtgtgtgtgaaaaagatcAATTTCTAGAAAAAGTGTGCGTGTGTAAGGAGGAATAatatgtgtgtgtagggaggaATAATCTGAATTGCAAGGCCCTAGAGAAAGCCACTCACACCGGCAAGAAGCTTCCCATCTtagaaggagaggagaggggagggcctTGTCCAGTGGGCCGCGCCCCTGCTGCCGGAGTCCAGCAGTCCATCCCTCCCTGGCCAGCGGCGGGGACCCACAGGAGCCCAGGGCGCGTGCACAGCAGAGAAGCCCGGCCCACTGTAAGATGACGGGCGTGGGGGTCGTGGATAGGCGGGGAGGGTCCCAACGCGGCTCGGCTCGGAGTAACGCTGGGCAGCGGCTCCCTGTTAGGCCGCGTCCCCACCCCCGCCTGCTGCCCGGGTTGCCGGTGGGGATCGTTGAGGGGCGGCTGGGACCCGCAGGGCAGGACCAGGCGGAAGCAACCCAGAAAGGCCGGCTGGTGGGCTGCAGGGCACCGCAATCGGCTTGGAACGCGCTCCTTTCTCCAACCTGTGTGCCCCCAAAACAGAACATGTTAGCGGTGTACTTCGACAAACCCGGGGGACCAGAAAGCCTTTATCTAAAGGAGGTGGCCAAGCCGAGCCCGGGAGAGGGCGAAGTCCTTCTCAAGGTGGCGGCCAGCGCCCTGAACCGGGCGGATTTACTCCAGGTACACAGGGGCCAGGTGTGGCTGGTGCAGGGTGGGGCCTGGATAAATAAACAGGCCCTGGGCAAAGGAGGGACGTGGAGAAACCGCACGGAGCCTTGCCAGGACCTCCCTGAGTGTGCAGAGTTCCGAGAGATCGAATCATGCCTGGATAATTTGCAAAGCAGCGTCCACACAGGCGTAACCTATAGATTAAGAGCCAGAAAGTGCCTACACTAACCCACTGCCCTAGAGTCAGTTGGACTCAGTAGCCCGCCCttctgacagggtagaactgcaccattgggtttccaagactgtaaatcttcatcttcttctttttaataattttattggcacataatttacatatcatacaattcaatagttcaatcgtatACAAAAGAGATGTTCAattatgttagtctggattgactagagaaacaaatcgggacgctcaaatgtgtataagaaagagctttatatcaaagagcaattgtacattaagaaaacatcccaactcagtccagattaagtccataagtctgatattagcccatatgtcccataccaatctataaattcctcttcagactcacacaaaacatgcaatgacaccgaatgcaggaagatcacaggccagtgggtggaagatcttgtggatccagtggcagtggaagcatctcagcactggcaggggtctccacgtggctccttcagtgtcagggctctagcgtagctccatgtctcctgtcagcaggaagaggaagcagagagagtgtgtgtatccgGCCCACAGTgacttatttatctctgtggagtctccaaatgaggtcatcaagcttccacctgatggacaggcgagactctaccccttcacaagttgacaggagattatgtaactgccacatcagtCATCACtgattttagaatgttttctttattcttgtactcattattattagctcctcatcccCCTCAACCGCCCCTGCCATGCCctgaaggaaccattaatccagctactgtctctagagttttaccatcctggattcatatccagaaaaacacttaaaaacaaacaaacagaagctaacaagaataacaacgtCAAACAGGTAAAAAccgcaatagaaaagaaagcagaaaatattaaaaactagaacaagtttaaaTGGACCATAAAGGAAGATTTAATGATAGGGTGCACCTGCAATCATCCAAGCTGACACATCTTTAAGGGAGCGgacagccccttctttctctctggGAAGCAGGTGCATTCTGATGGCTGACCTCCTGGTGCCATCTGGGCGCCTCGTACGCACCCTTAGGCACATCGTCCCCACAGCAACTCTGTCCACTCGTTGTATtttacaaaagcaaaaacaaaacaaacaaggccACTACACTACTCATCAGGTAGTGATCAAGCCAAGAGTGCGGGGCCTCTGAAGTATGCACTGCTCCCACCTGCTGTTTGAGGCAAGTTTGATGGGGTCATTCAGACATGCGAACCAGAACCACCTGGGGTCCTTTGCCCAATATAAACATGACCAGAGCAAGGGTACTTGGAAAAAGCGTTTCAAATGATTACCATGCACACTGATCTAAAGCCGCTAGCCTCTAGgctccgtggttctcaacctgtgggtcacgacccatttgggggtcgaatgaccatttcataggggtcacccgattcataacagtagcaaaatgacagttatgaagtaggaacaaaaataatgttatggttgcgggtggtcaccaaaacatgaggaactatgaaagggtcgtggcattgggaaggttgagaaccgctgctctagagggtcTGAGGCTCTGAGGGATGGGATTCGTTTTTGCACAGCCTGACTCCTGATATATAAGGTGGCTGGCTGCTCTGAAGGGAGGGGCCCTGGTTGTGCagtggctgctaacagcaagccgGCAGTTTCCTGACTTGTCACCAACTAGAGGAGAGTGAGAACTCTGTTTATGCCCAGGGTTTTATTCCTAGTCTTGCTATTAATATATTTTGTGACCTTAGGCAGGGCAGGTCCCTGCCCAGCCTCAGTTTCTTTATTTGTAAAATAAGGGGTTGACATTACGTAGACAGCTAAAGGGCCTACCACTTATGACATTCAGCTATAACCTCTTCTTTGCATAaagttccctcccctctccctttttCTGGCCAACTGCACCATTTGAAAAAATAAGGAGATTTGGACCAAAGGTCAGGGATGGTGAGAAGCACATTTCAGACCACGCTCACCATGACAGGTGTGTTCCTCTCTCTGCAGAGACGAGGCCAGTATGCCCCACCTCCAGGAGCCAGCAACATTTTGGGATTGGAGGCATCCGGACATGTGGCCGAGCTGGGACCTGGCTGCCAGGGGCACTGGAAGCCTGGAGACTCAGCCATGGCTCTGCTGCCCGGCGGGGGCCAGGCTCAGTATGTCACTGTCCCTGAGGGGCTCCTCATGCCCATCCCTGAGGGCCTGTCACTGCCCCAGGCTGCAGCCATCCCAGAGGCCTGGCTCACCGCCTTCCAGCTGTTACATCTGTTGGGTGAGGAACACCGCCCAGGCTCACTCCCTTAAATGTGTGGCTCAATTCCTCCATACCTCAGTCCCCTCAAATCCCAGCAGTCCTCCAGGGCAACTTTGGCATGGGCACTTATCCACACCAAGCCCAACACCTTATCTACGGTGTTAGATCCTCAAACCATGTTGGCAATGGCTTGTTGTTGAGACAGGAATTCCCAGTTGCAGACAGAAGGCCTGTAGGGCGCTAGACAGAAAACACCGCACATCTCCCCTCTGTAGGCCCAGCAGTCCTCCCGCTGAGCTTCCCTCTGGGAGTCCAAGGATAGAAGAAAGTGCCATTCTATCAACTCATTGATTCCTCTCCAAGCCCACCGAGACCACCCAAGAGTTCCCATGAGGGAGTCTAAGGGAGACTTAGACGCTGCCTAAGACCAGCGGTTCACCTGTGAgtcgcgatccctttgggggtcgaatgaccctttcacaggggtcacacgattcatcacaatagcaaaatgacagtgatgaagtaacaacaaaaatagtggtatggttgggtgggggggtcaccacaacatgaggcactgtattaaaggggcgtggcattagaaaggttgagaaccactgggctatttCATGGTCCCGGGTCCAGGTCATAGTCGTGGACTATGCCTGCAAAGAGGATGGTTCTGTGCTTTTGATCATAGGAAACGTTCAGGCCGGAGACTCTGTGCTAATCCACGCAGGGTCAAGTGGAGTGGGTACAGCGGCTATCCAGCTCACCCGGATGGCTGGAGCTATCCCACTGGTCACAGCTGGCTCACAGCGCAAGATTCAAATGGCCGAAAAGCTTGGAGCAGCTGTTGGATTCAATTACAAAGAAGAGGACTTTTCCGAGGGGACACTGAAGTTCACCAAAGGTAAACCACTGCGTTTACAGCTCAGCAGGAATGTGGGGAATGATCCAGAGAGCCTCCCCAGGCTCAGGTGGCCAGTGAGCTGCAGTGCTTGCGGGTCTCTGCTTCATGCGCAATGGCTGGCCTGCTCAGATTCTAGTACTCCGGACTCTGGCCACTGGACACAGGGAGTCGATACTGAGCATGGGTCATGTCCACGTGGATTCGGACTGGTGATGTCATTCATACACATGTTAGAAACTGGATAATCACAAAGAGATGCCGGAGGCCTCATCTTCCCAGCCAGCCACTGCATAGTGAGTTACCAGGGGGCTAGAGGCGCAAGCCAATTGGGAACTGGACCTAGTGGGGTTGGGAAGGAGAAAAATGGATGAGTAGGTGTGCTTGTCTCTGTGTCCCAGAGCCACATGTGTCTGTTTCTGGCTCATCCCTTTCCATTTTTCATATGATAATCCAGTGCACACACCTCATAACTGAAATATGAACAACTAACCTGCCTCATAGCCTGAGTAGACCCCCCACGTTCTGTTCTCACTCATACCTGGGTGCTGGTGTATACTGTATTTATGTAGGGATAAGGGGACTCACCAGGTCATGGTGGTGTTGCCAGGAACCAAGGGTCTGGGATTGCCTGTTACTGTTTCCACCAAAGACAGAGAACAGGCTGATTTGAGGAAATTCCAAGCCCATTCTGAAACTGAAGACAGAAAGAAACAATGGGGTTTCCCACCTCTGATCCGCTTCAAGAATTCCGTGAAAATCAAACAAGTTATATAC harbors:
- the TP53I3 gene encoding quinone oxidoreductase PIG3 isoform X1, which codes for MLAVYFDKPGGPESLYLKEVAKPSPGEGEVLLKVAASALNRADLLQRRGQYAPPPGASNILGLEASGHVAELGPGCQGHWKPGDSAMALLPGGGQAQYVTVPEGLLMPIPEGLSLPQAAAIPEAWLTAFQLLHLLGNVQAGDSVLIHAGSSGVGTAAIQLTRMAGAIPLVTAGSQRKIQMAEKLGAAVGFNYKEEDFSEGTLKFTKGAGVNLILDCIGGSYWEKNVNCLALDGRWILYGLMGGDDISGPLLSKLLFKRGSLITSLLRSRDKKYKQTLVKAFTEQVLPHFSSETSPCLLPVLDSVYPVTEIQEAHVHMEANMNMGKIVLTLPQ
- the TP53I3 gene encoding quinone oxidoreductase PIG3 isoform X2, translating into MLAVYFDKPGGPESLYLKEVAKPSPGEGEVLLKVAASALNRADLLQRRGQYAPPPGASNILGLEASGHVAELGPGCQGHWKPGDSAMALLPGGGQAQYVTVPEGLLMPIPEGLSLPQAAAIPEAWLTAFQLLHLLGSSGVGTAAIQLTRMAGAIPLVTAGSQRKIQMAEKLGAAVGFNYKEEDFSEGTLKFTKGAGVNLILDCIGGSYWEKNVNCLALDGRWILYGLMGGDDISGPLLSKLLFKRGSLITSLLRSRDKKYKQTLVKAFTEQVLPHFSSETSPCLLPVLDSVYPVTEIQEAHVHMEANMNMGKIVLTLPQ